TCAAGTCGATTTTTTTTCGCAATTTTTAAAGCATTTTCAGAAATATCAACTCCGATAATTTTTGCATTTGGAAGAAGTTTTGAGAGCATTATCGAAATAATTCCGCTACCGACACCAATTTCTAAAATTCGTGGATTTTCAAATTTATTTGCAATTTCCAAAGTTTTCTCAACTAGAATTTCAGTTTCTGGTCTTGGAATTAATGCACCTTTTGCAATGTAAAAATCCTCGGAAAAGAAACTAACTCGGTTTGTAATATATTCGATTGGTTCGCCGTTTTCCCGTCTCTCTAAAAGTTCCAGAAAAATATCTTTGTCGATTTCAAAATCTCGATTTAAAAGTAGAAAAATTCGGTCTTTTTTGAGAATGTGTTGTAGAAGTATTTCTGTTTCAAAGATAGGTCGTTCCGCAATTTTGCTTAACC
The genomic region above belongs to Thiovulum sp. ES and contains:
- a CDS encoding protein-(glutamine-N5) methyltransferase, release factor-specific (PFAM: Methyltransferase small domain~TIGRFAM: HemK family putative methylases; HemK-related putative methylase; protein-(glutamine-N5) methyltransferase, release factor-specific); amino-acid sequence: MADRFTIGDAISFGKDRLSKIAERPIFETEILLQHILKKDRIFLLLNRDFEIDKDIFLELLERRENGEPIEYITNRVSFFSEDFYIAKGALIPRPETEILVEKTLEIANKFENPRILEIGVGSGIISIMLSKLLPNAKIIGVDISENALKIAKKNRLDKNIENVEFRQSDLFQNVSEKFDLIVSNPPYISDSERGKLQKELDFEPENALYGGEIGDEVLQKIVFEFLKREEKYLLCEMGFDQKEKIQKFESPNLQIEFFKDLANLDRGFIAKK